Part of the Peromyscus leucopus breed LL Stock chromosome 6, UCI_PerLeu_2.1, whole genome shotgun sequence genome, ACCTCCTTGTAAGACCCTGAATGAAGTAACGGCAGGTTTCTCCTAAAAAGGGAGGGGTTAAAATCTCTGACGCTTATCACAGTCTGATGGTAAATTAATTTCATAAGGTTGGCAGCTTTTAGGGGTCTCCTAAATCTTTCCATACATTTTTTAGGAGGCCTTATGGGATTAAGATAGTCTGTTGTTTCCTTATTTAAGCTTGTAAACTGACTGGAGCTGACTGAAGTGCCTTTTGTCTTAAGCCTGTGTCCTGTAACTTCTATCAGAAGCTGTTTCTCTTCAGACTCATTCTgactatttggggggggggggttcatagCTACTCACCGCTCCAAACGGGGGGGGGGTCGGTGTCCCTGGGATCTGCAGCATCCTTCGGTGAGGACTGATTGTAGCTGATGCTCCAGAGGTCTCCCAAAATCGTACCTCTCGAAGAGTTGAGCCTCTAACTGGGCAACCCTCTGTGAAGTGATACCTCTCTCCCTGGATATGCTTCAAAACTTACTTCCTATCAGTACCCTGAGTACCTAAACAGTTAAGTCTGTTCGTGGCGCCaggtatcggggactatgggggtccagcccctcgatagtcccctcccagggtccgggaagaatctacaaccagctgataattaatctttagtgggaagaaatgaatctatgtacacgaaactccttagttcatacactttattattctgtgataggaAGTGCCAATTCGTACTTTGTCCCGGAAAATTGTTAAAGTCTTtttgtggttgtggttgtggttttgctgttctctctttttttttttttatcttcgaTTTTCTCACTCTACTATGGGGAATACTCTGTCTTCACCCCTAGACTTAACTCTTGCTCACTGGCAGGATGTTCAAGAGACTGCCAGCAACAACAACGTGATTGTCAAGAGGCGAAGATGGGCTACTTTTTGTTCAGCTGAATGGCCCACATTCAACGTCGGGTGGCCGGCAGGCGGAACCTTGGATGCAGCGACCATCCACCGAGTGGAGGAAATTGTTTCCCGGCCCTGCTCTGGCCACCCTGACCAAGTCCCCTATATTGTTACCTGGAGGGGCCTGATAGACAGGGAGGGGGGACCCCTTCCCTGGGTTAAACCCTTCTTACCTCCACAACAGGTTCCAGGCACTCAGGTCCTGGCCACCAGGCCCAAGAGCTCCCAAGCGGGCCAAGAAATGGAGAGGAGGCCCACGGCTGTGTTTCAGGGGGGACCCCTGAAGCAGAACTCTTTCCACCTCCCTATTCTCCCCTCCCCAGGTCCATCCTACAGCGCCTACGGAGGAAGCCCAGGAGCCTCAGCCGTCGAGAGCTGAGGGGGGGAGGGCGGCACAATCCACCCGCAGTAGGAGGGGAGGAACCCCCCAGCCAGACACCACAGTGGCCCTTCCCCTTAGGCCTGCTGGGCCCCGGACGAGGCAGGGAACCAACCCTTTCACTATTGGCCCTTCGCCACTAGTGACCTGTATAACTGGAAGGCTCAAAATGTGCCATTCTCTTGGGACCCCCAAGACTTAACTAACCTTTTGGAGACAGTTTTATTCACTCACCAGCCCACATAGGATGATGTAAATCAACTATTGGGAGTCCTCTTCACCACGGAGGAGAGAAACTGGATTCTGGAGAATGCTCGGAAGCTAGTTCCAGGACCCACAGGTACCTCCCTAGTGGATCCTGCCTTGGCAGCGGCTGCTTTTCCATCCACTCGCCCTAACTGGGACTATAATACGGCGGAAGGTAAGGAGAGTCTCCGTGTTTACTGCCAGGCTCTGTTGGCAGGTCTCAAGGCTGCTGCACGCAAGCCTACTAATATGGCAAAAATTTATGATGTAAGGCAGCGGGATGGAGAAAGTCCAGCTGCATATTTAGAGAGGTTGATGGGGGCTTTCAAGCAGTAGTCCCCGTACAACCCAGAGTCTGAGGAAGCCCAACAAGCAGTTATTCTAGCCTATGTGAACCAGGCAGCACCAGATCTTAGGAAAAAGCTACAGTCGCTAGAAAGACTAGGGGAGAGGAATCTGAGGGACTTAGTGGCagtgggggggaggagagggagggagggagagagagagaggacagagagataaGAGGCAAGAGAAGAGCCTGACCAAGATACTGGAACAGCAACAGACACAGATGGAGAGAGTGCTCCTGGCTGCAGAAACAGGAAGCTATGAGAAGGGGAAAAGGTCCCAGCCTAAGCTAGGAAAGAACCAGTGTGCATACTGTAAGGAAGAGGGACACTGGGCTAGGGAATGCCCTAAAAATAGGAGCAAGAGAAAAATGTCAGTGGGACTAGGAAGGAAGCCAACTTCCATccttgctggcctggaggaaGACAGCGACTAGGGAGGATGGGGCTCGGCCCCCCTCCCCGAGCCTAGGGTAGCTCTAAGAGTGGAGGGGAAACCTGTCCACTTCATGGTGGACACAGGTGTGGAAAGTTCAGTCCTCTTGACATCCGGAGGACCCCTGTCAAGAAAACAAACCTGGGTACAGGGAGCAATGGGCACTAAACCTTATCAACGGACTACCCGAAGAACAGTGGACTTGGGAGTGGGACGGGTAACCCACTCATTCCTAGTCATTCCTGAGTGCCCATACCCTCTTCTGGGGTGCCATCTGTTGGCTAaaatgaaggggggggggggggcacagatgGGGGGCGGCGGATTCTGGAGTCGAGGCAGTGGCTACaatgattcagaaaaaaaaaaaaaaaaaaaaaaaaaacaaaaaaaaaaaaaaaaaatgaaggcacagATCCATTTCACTGATAAGGGTGCTCAAGTCAAACACCCTGATGGGAGGGCTATTGGAGTGTTTTTGACAATGCCTTTGGAGGAAGAATACCACCTCGATGAACAAGAGCGGTCCTCCATCAAATGTGCAGACATGCAGATCTGGCTCCAACAATTCCCCACTGCGTGGGCCGAGACAGGGGGAATGGGGTTGGCCAAACATAGACCCCTCAGTCTATGTGGAACTTAAGACCAATGCAGACCCAGTGAAGGTCCGCCAGTACGCCATGACCCTGGAAGCCAAAAAGGGAATCACCCCCCATGTGAGACGACTCCTACAAGAGGGAGTCTTGCGGCCCATTCAGTCTGCATGGAACACACCGCTCCTACCGGTTAAAAAGCCACAGACGAATGACTACCGCCCTGTCCAAGACCTTCGAGAAGTTAACAAAAGGGTAATGGACATTCACCCCACTGTGCCCAATCCCTATACTTTACTAAGTATGCTCCCTACACATAAAGAATGGTATACTGTCCTATATTTAAAAGATGCCTTCTTTAGTCTCCCACTTGCACCAAACAGCCAAGGTTATTTCGCCGTTGAGTGGTATGACCCAGACATTGAAATAAGTGGGCAACTGACTTGGACGAGACTGCCACAAGGATTCAAGAACTCACCCACCATATGTGATGAGGCTCTCCATGAGGATCTGGGTGAGTACCGCTCCTAGCACCCCCATGTCTCTCTTCTACCATACGTAGATGATATACTAATAGCCACAGGTCAGAGGAGGAATGCCTTAGCGAAACTGAAGATCTTCTAAGGACACTGGGGACATTGGGCTATTGGGCCTCAGCTAAAAAGGCCCAGATCTACAAGAAACAGGTAACTTACCTAGGGTAtgtgctaaaagaaaaaataaataaatcggaCCCTAAAAGAGACCCTAACCAAATTAGCCCTAGAGACTGGCGGTGACTGGATGACTCTTCTCCCCTTTGCCTTGTTCCGTGTAAGGAGCTCCCCTTATCAGCTGGGGATGACACCCTTTGAAATAATGTATGGTCTGCCTCCACCCCTTGTGCCTAGCCTCCAGACAGAGTTGATTCTGCCACCAGAAGAGGTAGACCTTCTTGAGAGCCTAAAACCCCTGACCTGAGTGCAGAAAGACATTTGGCCTCAACTGCGGGCCCTGTACTCATCCTCCTCCCCCACTGAGCCTCACAGTTTCGAGCCTGGAGACTGGGTCCTGATCCAGAGGCATCAACACAAGTCCCTGGAGCCGTGGTGGAAAGGACCCTACCTCGTCATCTTGACCACCCCAACGGCTCTCAAGGTGGACGGCATCTCCACTTGGATCCACCACACCCACGCCCGACCTGTGGTTCCTGCAGCTGAGGAACATCCAGCCGGAACCTGGAGAGTGTCCAAGCATCCTACTGATCCCTTGAAGTTAAAGCTACTACTACAGTATATGAGACCAAGACTAGGCACCATACAACTCATGGTGCAACGGGGTTATACTCAAGTCAGGACCACCGAGTACGAGTCATATGCAGACCCCGAAGTGAGGACATGGGAATCTCATGAACTAGAACAAGTTAGGGGCCCATGATTGAGCCCCTCTAGGGCCAAGAGAAGGAGGGAATGagagacccccaccccagttccccctaaggcccggagagctgaggaaagggacatcttaaaatagccagaaccAAGTCAGTTCCCCATTCCCAGACAGGGTAAAGTCataagttttaaaagtacaataCCAGACTGTCTGGTGGTAGCTAACCACGAGACGCCCCCCTCCCCTGAGATAACATGACCAAATTTTGGAGATGGGCTGTTaaactcctgacagagcaaaaaataagataaaagtccaaactcaggaaaactggaccaatcaagggtggacccgtactaaccccctcctctctgaagaattcTGTGGTTTTGCCTTCAAAAGCTaatctccccaagaaagagggactctcctccctgcctcgctGCGCCGGGCACTGCGGACGAGGGTTCCTTGCTAGCTCGTATTGCGccaagaagtaaaccttgctattgcattctggacatatctggtctcctggtggtctctttgggggtcctaatCTGGGCATAACATCTTATCACATCCTAAGGACCTTGTGGAATATTTTCAACAGTCTATACATCGTTCAGCAGCTGAGCTCTAATTAAAGCTGCAAGGCTcacaaaataacaagaaagccAGGAGGAAGCAATGCAAGTAGGACATCCTAGCAGTTAATCGCAGTCTCTCTTTTTCCAATTTAGGCTAAATTCTAACGTACCTAATGTGGGATGTAAAAGCTACACTGGAGCAAGCTGGGCCTTCTGCTGAACTCACCAAATACCGAGAAAAAAAAACGAGGGGTGGGCgtggttttattttcaaaatgcttCAGAATTTATTCTATTACAAAGGAACATGGCTGAACAGGTAGGAGACAGACTCTCCATTGTGGGTTCTCCTGATAGCTTCTGCAAGGATCATGGAGATATCAATCACCTGTATTTTGGAGCAGTGTTTCATCTTATCCTCCTGGGGTATGGTGTTGGTGACTACTACTGCTTCAAAACATGCGTTGTTGATACGGGAAATGGCTGGGCCAGAAAAGATTCCATGCGTCAAGATGGCATAAACTCTGGTAGCTCCAGCGGAGAGAAGCTTGTCAGCAGCATGGCAGATGGTACCACAAGTATCAGCCATGTCATCCACCAGGATGGCCACCCGGCCCTTCACATCTCCGACTAGCACCATGCGGTCCACTTCATTGGCCTTCTTCCGTTCCTTGTGAATCAAGGCAAAATCCACATTCAATCGGTCTGCAATGGAGGTGACTCTCTTGGCTCCACCAGCGTCAGGTGAGACAATGGTACAATTTCTCCATTCAGATATATTCTCCTTTATCCACTTTAAGACAGCGGGCTCTGCATATAAATTGTCCACTGGGATATCAAAGAAGCCCTGGATTTGAGATGCATGTAGATCCATGGTGATAATATGATCTGCTCCTGCCACAGAGAGCATATTTGCAACAAGTTTAGCTGAGATGGGAGCCCGGCTCTTATCCTTCTTATCCTGGCGGGCATAAGGGAAGCATGGGATGACTGCAGTCACCCGGCTGGCTGAAGCAATCTTGCAAGCATTAATCATGATCAAAAGCTCCATTAGATTGTCATTTATCTCACCACACCCACTCTGAACAATGTAGACATCTTCTCCACGTACACTCTCTCCAATTTCCACGCAGGTCTCCTGGTTGCTGAACTTCTTAGTCACCACCTTGCCTAGCTCCAGGCCCAGGCGGTCGGCAACTttctgggataagtcctggtggGAGCTCCCGCTGAAGATTTTGATGTTCGGCATCTTGGGCAACTGCACAAACGCACTCTTTTCTCGGAGGTCACCGGAGCTGCGGAGTCTGGTCTCGAAGTCAGCCGGCAGCCTGAACACGAACAGCACCGCGTTGCTACTCCGCCATCTTCTAGTATTGAAGTTCCTGTTTCAGGGGCTCTCATCGCTCCTCCCCCAGGACCTTCGCTGTCGCTCTAGGAGTTGTGGAGGACTTGCTCTTTGTGGTACTAGATTAGGAACAGTGCTTTGGGAACGGAGGAGGAGAAACACCCTTTTTCCCCCATTCAAGGATCAGACAGAGGAAACCGCGAGTTGccataaaaggaaataaacttGTTCTCACGCAGAGGAAAAAGTTCGAAACACAATCTCCTGGTGTCTGCTGCCACCATGTGGTCATGTACATTTGTTAACTTAAAACTTGGGTTTTCGTTATAAGGCGGGTCCTACGCCCAAAGAAGGAATAGATGAAGTACAGAGAATTTAAAGCTTGTTTTTTAGCGCGAGCTGGCCTCAGTTTGTCCCCTAAATCAACCTAGGCTCTCTGTACTCTCGGGCGCACAAGTTGCCGCTATTAAATACCCTTTCCCCGTCATGGTGCGCTGTCCTGAGGCAGGACTAAATCCATGCTTCCATGTCGGGGCCCCTCCTCCAGCTGGAGGCAGAGAAACCCCCAGATAACACGCCTGTCATCCTTGACCTCTAATATTTATGGCTTGTGTAATCCCCCTTTCTCTTTACTTTGAATGTAGACGGCACCTGTGACTTGTCATTAGTAGAACAGGGCAGAGAGGATGGGTTGTCATTTCTGATTGTATCATGTGGTGTTTATAATGTCCACATTACTACCAGGCTGTCTCAGTCTCTTTCTGGGCTTTCATATGTGACTAAGTAGCCATGCTTGGGGAAGCGGAGTGACAAGGAGCTGAGGGTGGTGACTGCTATCAGCCTGTAAGGGACGGAGCCATCAGGGCAGCAGGACACGGGCAGTCAGGTTTCGCTATCAACCATGTGAACTTGGAAGCAGATCATTCTCCAGTTGAGACCCAAGTCCTGGATAATATCTGGATTTCAGCCTCTCGAGGGAGTGTCCAGATTCTATAAAGGAAGTAACAGTTGCTATTTTCTACCAGTAGGTGGATGAGGACCTTTACCCATAACAGAGAACCAGAACACAGATCTTTGGTTTTACCTATTACCTTTTTGTCTACAGGACTGCATCACGCAACTTAGTATGtgttgctcctcatggcttactcagcctgattgatttctccttccttcccttccttccttccttccttccttccttccttccttccttccttccttccttccttccttcccttccttccttccctgcctcctccctccctccctcctgccttcttccttccctcctccctccctccctccctgcctccctccctccctccttccttcctttggttttgtagttttggtgcctgtcctggatcttgctctgtggacgaggctggcctcagactcacagagatctgcctggttctgtctcgcgaatgctgggattaaagatgtgtgccattgCCACCCAGCtcagtgtgctttttttttaaaagatttatttattatgtatacaagtattctacctgcatgtatgcaggCAGGTCAGATCTAACTACAGATGGCTGTgcgccaccttgtggttgctaggaattgaactcaggccctctggaagagcagctactgctcttaacctctgagccatctctcaagccccgtcgtcctgctttcttatacattgCAGGACCACCCCCCATGAGTGACACTGCCCACAGCGatctgggtcctcccacatcaattattaatcaagaaaatgacctacagatATGTGCACAGGACAGTCTGGTTGAGGCAATTCCCcagctgaagttccctcttcccagatgacccgaCCTTGTGTCAAGTTCtctaaaaactaaccagcacagaatgtttttaaattaaatatgatcAACAAATAACCACTTGGTTTAGAATTGTTCTTGGCCTCCCATCAAGATTCTGGCACCAAATCGGCTTTCTGGGCTGGCTCCTTTAGGGCAAATCCTCTGTCAGGAGGTATCCCAGCtccttgtgtgtgtgggtgggggactGTATATGTAATTTATCAGCTAAGTTTAGACAGGCTGAAATCTAACCCAGCAGTTGACTAGACTTGAGTTGAGGTTGAGACCGCATCAGACACCTCAGCAGCTTGCCAAATGTGCTACATCCTTGCAGCTGACCTTACCATGACTGACAGCAAACCgcattcttcatttttaaaagatgcttcAGGCTGGGGAGGTCGATTAGGAGTAGAATGTTTGTCCAGTATGTGAGAGGCccagagttcaagtcccagcaccaccaaagaaaaaataaacaaataaaaagatgctTTGTTCTTATGTTCTAATGGGGCACCTGGGTAACATCGGAGTGGTGCTGAGAGGCAAAGCTGGGGACAGCAGTGTCATAGACAATCTGCTCAATCTCAGATACAACCGGGAGCTgttaagacaagacaaaacaaaacaaaacaaaacaaaacaaaacaaaaaaactgctcCCAAACTTAATGTATGCCACTGGGGAGGTAGTTGGTTTTTCAATGGCATGCTTCTGACAGATCATGCTGATAAATGTAAGGAAAGTAACCTAGAATGATTAGTTAATTATGGATTAGTCAAAACCATCTGCTGGGGCTGGCAGACGACCCTGCGGGTGAAGGAAATGACCTAAGACCTGAGGCCCACGTGGTGAAAGGAGCTAATGCCAGCACCTTGTCCTCTGACCATCCATTGCATGTGCACTGAGACGTGCGTGTGCCCATGTGTATGCACACTAAATAAGtgctaaaaatttatttttataccaaATACATCTTTTAATTGATTCTAGAGTTTATAAGGGATCCTCACCAAGCTCTTCGgtttttagaatttaattttattcttatttttttatttttatttttggtttttcgagacagggtttctctgtgtagttttggcgcctgtcctggatcttgctctgtagaccaggttggccttgaactcactgagatctgcctggctctgcctcccgagtgctgggattaaaggcatgtgccgccgcctcTGCTTCCGCCCGCCGCCATCGTCCcggcctgtttgttttttaagatatggtctcgccaggcagtggtggcgcatgcctttaatcccagcactcgggaggcagaggcaagaggttatatgtgagttcaaagccagcctgatctccaaagcgagttccaggaaaggcgcaaagctacacagagaaaccctgtctcgaaaaaccaaaaataaaataaaataaaaaactgaagaTCTGGGAGACAATTTCCATTCCAGATATAGAGCTTAGAACAAGTTTCAAAGCTCTCACGGCAGATGTTTACTATGTCTGCGGGATATAAGGGAGGAACACTTGAGCTAAAGCCCAGATGTGCAAACCGGACCAACAAGGCATGGCAGGAATATtcatagaatacacacacacccatggcaTATTGGATAAGTAGCACAAACCAAGATCCTACCACTCATGACACTGAGCACCCCAGTGTCTTTTAGTTTACAGCAAAGTGGGGCTACACAAGGTAGGACTTGGGTAGATCTTTAGAACATCAAGACACACATATTAAGACAAAATTGTGGGAGCCAGGGGACAAAATGCAGCCACCGGAAGACCTAAGGTGTGTGAGTTTAAGGGGAGGAGCTGTTGGATTGAAACTGGAGAGGGGAAGAAGTGAACATCTGCTCAGCTGGAAACAGGAAAGAGATTCTGCTGCCGAAGGAAaagtagtgagttctaggaaaatggaaagatctatgTATGCCACAGATGCTTCTTCCTGGTTTCCATGACATCACATTTGTGTCTTTAGAATTTGGTCTATGGGAGGCTACCgaattacatttataaaacagGCACTGTTGGGGTGCAGGGCACAACAGAACATAATGATAAACCAGGAAGAAACTGTAGCTTGTGCTCCTTGGGACTGATCTGGGACCTTGGCTCTCTCCTCACCTGTCTGAGGATCCTGCTGGTGGCCCGCAAATCCCAGCATGGGTAACTCTAGGCTTGCGCTGCCAATGAGAACATCCTCTATATGACTGTTATGTCCAGGACTAGTCTGCAGCTTGGGGTTCTGTTAGGGGATCACCCACCTTTTGTTCGCATCTTTCAGTCTGCCCTAGTGGCTGCACTTAAAATTTCTCTATTTTGTGCCATCAGGAATGTTAAAGTTCTCCCGCTGCTCTTGTGAAAAAAATTGATTGACGTTTTGGTATTTGGGAGCTAGCAGGAGGGCTTGgctgtttctttaaagacagtTATCTACTCAAGGTAAGGCTGGGTTAATGACAAACTGTTCTTTCACAATATGCCCTGTTAGACTTTCCATGGCCTCATTCTTAAGTTGCAACAGGCTCCTTAATCTTTCCACGGTTACAGGAAGCTTCTAGCATATAGAAGGAAACCAAGAGAAAATGAAGCAATGATTCCTGaggaaacagagaattcacaaagcagaaaaatacaaaaacaaaactctgtaaaCTCACAAAAATGTAGGAAACTATTGAATTCGTAAGTAAAGACAATAAGAAGCAGGCTATGATAAATGTCACAATGCAGCTACAAAATGAAGACAGGCAACTAAAATCTTCAGAAAGAACTGTTCAAGGAACACATTCTAAATTGATCCAATATATAgcagaaaatcagaaaacaatgaaaaactgaACAGATTCTAAACTCTTCATAGAAGCAACTGACTGTTGTCTGGGTAATTGGGTGGGATGTGTGTTTCTTCATTCACAGAAATAACCAGTGAGGGACCAAGGTTAGTGATCAGATCATATAGAAGGGAATAGTTAGAGGGTGTAGCAGGAACTTAAAAAAATGTCCAAaggcattttatatatatatatatatatatatatatgtgtacacacacacacacacacacacacacaaaatatcaggGAAAGCATAACATTAAGAGAAGTGGAGCCCAGCGTTGGTtgtgcacgccttaatcccagcatggtgggtctctgtgagttcaaggccatcctcaactacagagcaaattccaggacagccatagctacacagagaaaccctgtctcaaaagacaaaagagagagagggagacagagacagagaaagagagacagagagacagagagagatagagacagagagagacagagacagagagagagagtgagaaagaatgAGAATCACCATCAAAAGAAccaaagggagacagagacagagaaagagagacagagagacagagagagatagagacagagagagacagagacagagagagagagtgagaaagaatgAGAATCACCATCAAAAGAaccaaagaagccaggcatggtggtacaccctTTTAGTcatagcactctggaggcagaaactggccATTGTCTGTAGTGGGTACctgttctacctatgaccttTTAGTACcagcccctggggcgtggccttggggctacccttaagacctgacaGGTAAgagccctcttctctccttcctgggcTTGGATGGTGCAGACTGACTCAGgcagcagcgtgggacaggacctcagccttccaggaccctgtgaTGATTCACCtattctgtttagtgagttgtctttttcaatttatgtcctaataaattccttataccccttaagcagactcccttggATTTCTCGCTATATCTGACCTCtctaaaaggttttattttctcagga contains:
- the LOC114707432 gene encoding ribose-phosphate pyrophosphokinase 1-like — encoded protein: MPNIKIFSGSSHQDLSQKVADRLGLELGKVVTKKFSNQETCVEIGESVRGEDVYIVQSGCGEINDNLMELLIMINACKIASASRVTAVIPCFPYARQDKKDKSRAPISAKLVANMLSVAGADHIITMDLHASQIQGFFDIPVDNLYAEPAVLKWIKENISEWRNCTIVSPDAGGAKRVTSIADRLNVDFALIHKERKKANEVDRMVLVGDVKGRVAILVDDMADTCGTICHAADKLLSAGATRVYAILTHGIFSGPAISRINNACFEAVVVTNTIPQEDKMKHCSKIQVIDISMILAEAIRRTHNGESVSYLFSHVPL
- the LOC119088213 gene encoding uncharacterized protein LOC119088213, producing MGITSLGARPGSPGDPTRNPKVQRFLDFYRSCSLFVQSVSSQLATGNGKDVQETASNNNVIVKRRRWATFCSAEWPTFNVGWPAGGTLDAATIHRVEEIVSRPCSGHPDQVPYIVTWRGLIDREGGPLPWVKPFLPPQQVPGTQVLATRPKSSQAGQEMERRPTAVFQGGPLKQNSFHLPILPSPGPSYSAYGGSPGASAVES